A portion of the Gossypium arboreum isolate Shixiya-1 chromosome 8, ASM2569848v2, whole genome shotgun sequence genome contains these proteins:
- the LOC108469393 gene encoding olee1-like protein, with translation MAKASQRALVSMAICLLSSLVGFAYAGSLSNKFVVLGKVYCDTCRVEFETKLSEPIPGAKVKLECRKEGDETVTYSHEAETDANGVYKIPVEGDHEEQICAVSTVSSPRADCNEKMEAFEKAQVELTSDDGLAEPSRKANNLGFKKKVAVPGCAQVLKEMGFPLTE, from the exons ATGGCAAAAGCTTCACAGAGGGCCCTGGTTTCAATGGCAATCTGCTTGTTGTCTTCCCTCGTTGGCTTCGCCTATGCCGGCAGTCTCAGCAACAAGTTCGTCGTACTCGGCAAAGTTTATTGCGACACTTGCCGCGTAGAGTTCGAAACCAAACTCAGCGAACCCATAccag GTGCCAAGGTGAAGTTGGAGTGCAGGAAAGAAGGGGACGAAACTGTTACGTACAGCCACGAAGCGGAAACAGACGCAAACGGTGTGTACAAGATCCCGGTGGAAGGCGACCACGAGGAACAGATTTGCGCGGTGAGCACGGTGAGCAGTCCAAGGGCAGATTGTAACGAGAAGATGGAAGCATTTGAAAAGGCACAAGTGGAGTTAACTAGCGATGATGGCTTAGCTGAGCCTAGCAGAAAGGCTAACAATCTTGGCTTCAAGAAGAAGGTAGCTGTCCCTGGATGTGCTCAAGTTCTTAAAGAAATGGGCTTCCCTCTTACCGAATAA
- the LOC108469879 gene encoding phosphoenolpyruvate carboxylase 2-like, whose protein sequence is MATASNSNKLQKLASIDAQLRLLVPSKVSEDDKLVEYDALLLDRFLDILQDLHGEDLKETVQECYELSAEYEGKNDPKKLEELGNVLTSLDPGDSIVVAKAFSHMLNLANLAEEVQIAYRRRIKLKKGDFVDENSATTESDIEETLKRLVVDLNKSPEEVFDALKNQTVDLVFTAHPTQSVRRSLLQKHGRIRNCLAQLYGKDISPDDKQELDEALQREIQAAFRTDEIRRTQPTPQDEMRAGMSYFHETIWKGVPKFLRRVDTALKNIGINERVPYNAPLIQFSSWMGGDRDGNPRVTPEVTRDVCLLARLMAANLYYSQIEDLMFELSMWRCSDELRVRAEELHRSSRRDAKHYIEFWKQVPPNEPYRVILGDVRDKLYQTRERSRQMLSHGISDIPVEATFTNIEQFLEPLELCYRSLCSCGDQPIADGSLLDFLRQVSTFGLSLVRLDIRQESDRHTDVIDAITKYLEIGSYREWSEEQKQEWLLSELSGKRPLFGLDLPKTEEIADVLDTFHVIAELPADSFGAYIISMATTPSDVLAVELLQRECHVKQPLRVVPLFEKLADLEAAPAALAQLFSIDWYRNRIKGKQEVMIGYSDSGKDAGRFSAAWQLYKAQEELIKVAKQFGVKLTMFHGRGGTVGRGGGPTHLAILSQPPETIHGSLRVTVQGEVIEKSFGEEHLCFRTLQRFTAATLEHGMRPPVSPKPEWRALMDEMAVVATEEYRSIVFKEPRFVEYFRLATPELEYGRMNIGSRPSKRKPSGGIESLRAIPWIFAWTQTRFHLPVWLGFRAAFKHAIQKDIKNLHMLRQMYNEWPFFRVTIDLVEMVFAKGDPGIAALYDNLLVSQELWSFGERLRTNYEETKSLLLQIAGHKDLLEGDPYLKQRLRLRDSYITTLNVCQAYTLKRIRDPSYDVKFRPHISKEIMESNKSADELVKLNPTSEYAPGLEDTLILTMKGIAAGLQNTG, encoded by the exons ATGGCGACTGCTAGTAATTCAAACAAGTTGCAAAAATTAGCTTCCATTGATGCACAGTTACGACTATTGGTTCCTTCTAAAGTAAGCGAAGATGATAAATTAGTTGAATACGATGCTTTGCTTTTAGATCGATTCCTTGATATTCTTCAAGATTTACATGGCGAAGATCTTAAAGAAACT gttCAAGAATGTTATGAACTGTCAGCTGAAtatgaagggaaaaatgatcccAAAAAACTTGAGGAGTTAGGGAATGTATTAACCAGTTTAGATCCAGGTGATTCCATTGTCGTAGCTAAAGCTTTTTCACATATGCTTAATTTAGCTAACCTCGCCGAAGAAGTTCAAATCGCATATCGGCGAAGGATTAAGTTGAAAAAGGGCGATTTCGTTGACGAGAATTCGGCTACCACCGAATCCGATATCGAAGAAACTTTAAAGAGACTTGTGGTTGATTTGAATAAGTCACCGGAAGAAGTTTTCGATGCTCTTAAGAATCAAACCGTTGATCTCGTCTTTACTGCGCATCCTACGCAATCGGTTCGTAGATCGTTGCTGCAAAAACATGGAAG GATAAGAAATTGTTTAGCGCAGTTGTATGGTAAAGATATTTCTCCGGATGATAAGCAAGAGCTCGACGAGGCTTTACAGCGCGAG ATTCAAGCCGCATTTCGTACGGACGAGATTCGAAGGACACAACCGACTCCTCAAGATGAAATGAGGGCCGGAATGAGTTACTTCCATGAAACGATATGGAAGGGTGTCCCTAAATTTTTACGACGAGTTGATACAGCTTTGAAGAATATCGGGATTAATGAACGTGTTCCTTATAACGCTCCGCTTATTCAATTTTCTTCATGGATGGGCGGTGATCGTGATG GTAATCCGAGGGTAACGCCCGAGGTCACAAGGGATGTTTGCTTGTTGGCTAGATTGATGGCTGCTAATTTATACTACTCCCAAATCGAGGATCTGATGTTCGAG TTGTCGATGTGGCGTTGCAGCGATGAGCTCCGTGTTCGTGCTGAAGAACTTCATAGATCATCAAGGAGAGATGCTAAACATTACATAG AGTTCTGGAAACAAGTTCCTCCGAATGAACCGTACCGTGTTATTCTCGGTGATGTTAGGGACAAGCTGTATCAGACACGAGAACGGTCTCGTCAAATGTTATCTCACGGTATCTCTGATATTCCAGTGGAAGCAACTTTCACCAACATTGAGCAG TTCCTGGAGCCGCTCGAACTGTGTTATAGATCTCTTTGCTCGTGTGGTGACCAACCGATTGCTGATGGAAGCCTTCTCGATTTCTTGAGGCAAGTTTCGACTTTCGGGCTCTCACTTGTTAGACTTGACATTAGGCAAGAGTCTGATCGCCACACCGATGTCATAGATGCCATTACCAAGTACTTGGAAATAGGTTCCTATCGAGAATGGTCTGAAGAACAAAAGCAGGAATGGTTGTTATCTGAACTAAGTGGCAAGCGCCCGTTGTTTGGTCTCGATCTTCCTAAAACCGAAGAAATTGCTGATGTTTTGGACACGTTCCATGTCATAGCGGAACTCCCGGCAGACAGCTTCGGAGCATACATCATTTCAATGGCGACTACACCTTCAGATGTTCTTGCTGTTGAGCTCCTACAGCGTGAATGCCACGTGAAGCAACCGTTAAGAGTTGTCCCACTTTTCGAGAAGCTTGCGGATTTAGAGGCTGCACCCGCTGCATTGGCTCAGCTTTTCTCTATAGATTGGTATAGAAACCGGATCAAAGGCAAACAAGAAGTTATGATTGGGTACTCAGATTCGGGTAAAGATGCTGGGCGTTTCTCTGCTGCGTGGCAGTTGTACAAAGCTCAAGAGGAGCTTATAAAGGTTGCTAAGCAATTCGGTGTGAAGCTAACGATGTTCCATGGTCGCGGTGGAACTGTTGGAAGAGGAGGTGGTCCCACCCATCTTGCTATATTATCTCAACCACCAGAAACTATTCACGGGTCACTTCGTGTTACAGTTCAAGGTGAAGTTATTGAGAAATCGTTCGGAGAAGAGCATTTGTGCTTTAGAACACTCCAACGTTTTACAGCTGCCACACTTGAGCATGGTATGCGCCCTCCGGTTTCACCGAAACCCGAATGGCGTGCTTTGATGGATGAAATGGCTGTCGTTGCTACGGAGGAGTACCGTTCCATTGTCTTCAAAGAACCTCGATTTGTTGAATATTTCCGCCTC GCTACACCCGAGTTAGAGTACGGTAGGATGAATATCGGTAGCAGACCATCGAAGCGGAAGCCAAGTGGGGGCATCGAATCTCTCCGAGCTATCCCTTGGATCTTTGCCTGGACACAGACGAGATTTCATCTTCCCGTTTGGCTCGGTTTTAGAGCAGCATTCAAACATGCCATTCAAAAGGACATTAAGAATCTCCATATGCTGCGGCAGATGTACAACGAATGGCCTTTCTTCCGGGTAACAATCGATTTGGTTGAAATGGTCTTCGCAAAAGGAGATCCCGGGATCGCCGCCTTATATGATAATCTCCTTGTTTCTCAAGAACTATGGTCATTCGGAGAGCGGTTGAGGACTAACTATGAAGAAACTAAAAGCCTTCTCCTACAA ATTGCCGGGCACAAGGATCTTCTCGAAGGTGATCCGTACTTGAAGCAAAGACTACGGCTCCGAGACTCATACATAACAACACTAAATGTCTGCCAAGCCTACACACTCAAACGTATCCGTGACCCAAGCTACGACGTCAAGTTCCGTCCACATATCTCCAAAGAGATCATGGAATCAAACAAATCCGCGGATGAACTCGTGAAACTAAACCCGACGAGTGAATACGCCCCCGGTTTAGAAGACACCCTCATCTTGACCATGAAGGGAATCGCTGCCGGCTTGCAAAACACCGGTTAA
- the LOC108469141 gene encoding protein LIGHT-DEPENDENT SHORT HYPOCOTYLS 10-like has translation MMSFNKGKEIIEGSSRSVTAVVGVENPPRLSRYESQKRRDWITFGQYLRNRRPPVAISQCNANHVLDFLGYLDQFGKTKVHLQGCMFFGQPEPPGPCACSLRQAWGSLDALIGRLRAAYEENGGSPETNPFANGAIRIYLREVRDSQAKARGIPYKKKKKKKNPLKGNEDNSSFPTQRT, from the coding sequence ATGATGTCTTTCAACAAAGGAAAAGAAATAATTGAAGGGTCTTCGAGATCGGTTACAGCCGTGGTGGGGGTTGAAAACCCGCCGCGGTTGAGCCGATACGAGTCACAGAAACGGAGGGATTGGATCACATTCGGGCAATACTTGCGGAACCGAAGGCCACCGGTGGCGATTTCTCAGTGTAACGCTAACCACGTACTCGATTTCCTCGGTTATCTCGATCAGTTCGGTAAGACTAAGGTACACTTACAAGGTTGTATGTTCTTCGGCCAACCTGAACCGCCGGGACCTTGTGCTTGTTCCCTTAGGCAAGCATGGGGTAGTCTCGACGCCCTTATTGGCCGATTACGTGCCGCTTATGAAGAAAACGGTGGATCGCCGGAGACGAATCCGTTCGCTAACGGCGCCATAAGGATTTACCTTCGTGAAGTGAGGGATTCACAAGCTAAAGCAAGGGGAATCCcttataagaagaagaaaaaaaagaagaatccCTTGAAGGGTAATGAAGATAACTCGAGCTTCCCTACACAGCGAACTTGA